The following coding sequences are from one Formosa haliotis window:
- a CDS encoding DUF6371 domain-containing protein, translating to MYKYTLHKKSIKHICPNCGKKRFVKYIDNDTGDYLSSEVGRCDREQNCAYHYPPKQYFSDKKIDAVSYVKTPTIKPEIKFNIIPSFHNQEAILKSQNHFDKNNFVQFLYSNFEQHKVFNMLKTYCIGTAQNNYFGTVFWQIDNLQKIHAGKIINYDKQGHRTKYINWVHAIELKQKTIKHFNLNQCLFGLHLLNNSNKIIAIVESEKTACIMSLIFDKYLWMATGSLKGLNAIKLKPLKERPIILYPDLGREGPNGSPFTQWTNKAKELRLLGFDVQTSDLLEANATANQRLKGLDIADYFITSLDSKPIRIFSTQAELVNKLCTKNESLITLINVFELCDEDGNKIEIEK from the coding sequence ATGTACAAATATACCTTACATAAAAAGTCGATTAAGCACATTTGCCCCAATTGTGGAAAGAAAAGATTTGTGAAATATATAGATAACGACACAGGAGATTATTTGTCTTCAGAGGTTGGAAGATGTGATCGTGAACAAAATTGCGCATACCATTATCCGCCAAAACAATATTTTTCAGATAAGAAAATTGACGCGGTTTCTTATGTAAAAACACCAACTATAAAACCTGAAATTAAGTTCAATATTATACCTAGTTTTCATAATCAGGAAGCAATTTTAAAATCTCAAAATCACTTTGATAAGAATAATTTTGTTCAATTTTTATATTCAAATTTTGAACAACATAAGGTATTTAACATGCTCAAAACATATTGCATTGGAACGGCGCAAAACAACTACTTTGGAACCGTATTTTGGCAGATAGATAATCTCCAGAAAATTCATGCCGGTAAGATTATAAATTATGATAAACAAGGTCATAGAACTAAGTATATCAATTGGGTGCATGCCATTGAATTAAAACAAAAGACTATAAAACACTTTAATTTAAATCAGTGCTTATTTGGATTGCATTTGCTGAATAATTCAAATAAAATAATAGCTATTGTAGAATCTGAAAAAACAGCTTGTATAATGAGTTTAATTTTTGATAAATACCTTTGGATGGCAACTGGCAGCTTAAAGGGATTGAATGCTATAAAGCTTAAACCACTTAAAGAACGGCCTATTATTTTATATCCCGATTTAGGCCGAGAAGGACCAAATGGTTCGCCTTTTACCCAATGGACAAATAAAGCAAAGGAGTTAAGATTATTAGGTTTCGATGTTCAAACATCAGATTTACTGGAAGCCAACGCAACAGCCAATCAAAGATTAAAAGGCCTAGATATAGCCGATTATTTTATAACATCACTGGATTCTAAACCAATTAGAATATTTTCTACACAAGCTGAGTTAGTAAATAAACTTTGTACGAAGAATGAAAGTTTAATAACCCTAATAAATGTCTTTGAGTTATGTGATGAGGACGGAAATAAGATTGAGATAGAAAAGTGA
- a CDS encoding BfmA/BtgA family mobilization protein produces the protein MDKDLKDEKFASLSIKVSVAKQFVKFSKHQGKSQSKTLLSMLEFFENNNISPEANLGPRIQTLEAVMKKRFNSVIAIIKDIEKHQTKPTAAMLEALFEQAIPKKKPRIIERKYRDAKKAKENNKEL, from the coding sequence ATGGATAAAGATTTAAAAGACGAAAAATTTGCAAGCCTGAGCATTAAAGTATCTGTAGCAAAACAATTTGTGAAATTTAGTAAACACCAGGGAAAATCTCAATCTAAAACACTTCTAAGTATGCTTGAGTTTTTTGAAAACAATAACATTTCGCCAGAAGCAAACTTAGGACCTAGAATACAAACATTAGAAGCTGTAATGAAGAAACGTTTTAATAGTGTTATTGCCATCATAAAGGATATAGAAAAACATCAAACAAAACCAACTGCAGCAATGTTAGAAGCACTTTTTGAACAAGCAATTCCAAAGAAAAAACCTAGAATTATAGAACGAAAATATAGAGATGCTAAAAAAGCAAAGGAAAATAATAAGGAGCTTTAA
- the dusB gene encoding tRNA dihydrouridine synthase DusB → MVKIDTIELPDFPLLLAPMEDVSDPPFRALCKEQGADVVYTEFISSEGLIRDAAKSTMKLDIYEKERPVGIQIFGANLDSMLQTVDIVSESKPDIIDINFGCPVKKVVSKGAGAGILKDIDLMVSLTEAMVKRTHLPITVKTRLGWDHDSIRILEVAERLQDVGCKAISIHGRTRAQMYKGDANWAPIAEVKNNPRMHIPVFGNGDVDTPERAMKMRDEFGLDGCMIGRASIGNPWFFKQVKHFFETGEHLSPITIEERVDAARRHLQMAIDWKGEILGVFETRRHYTNYFKGIPHFKEYRQKMVTSDASKDVFEAFDLVLKDFSDYQFSE, encoded by the coding sequence TTGGTTAAAATAGATACTATAGAACTTCCAGATTTTCCGTTGCTGTTAGCTCCAATGGAAGATGTAAGCGATCCGCCATTTCGTGCATTATGTAAAGAACAAGGCGCCGATGTGGTGTATACCGAATTTATTTCTAGTGAAGGTTTAATTCGCGATGCTGCTAAAAGTACCATGAAATTAGATATTTACGAAAAGGAACGTCCTGTAGGGATTCAAATTTTCGGAGCTAATTTAGATAGTATGCTTCAAACGGTAGATATTGTGTCTGAGTCTAAACCCGATATTATCGATATTAATTTTGGATGTCCGGTTAAAAAAGTGGTGTCTAAAGGCGCTGGTGCCGGAATTTTAAAAGATATCGATTTAATGGTAAGTCTTACCGAAGCTATGGTAAAACGTACACATTTACCAATTACTGTAAAAACCCGTTTAGGGTGGGATCATGATTCTATTCGTATTTTAGAAGTTGCCGAACGTTTACAAGATGTAGGTTGTAAGGCTATTTCTATTCATGGGCGTACCCGTGCACAAATGTACAAGGGCGATGCCAATTGGGCGCCAATTGCCGAAGTTAAAAATAACCCTCGCATGCATATTCCTGTTTTTGGTAATGGCGATGTTGATACACCAGAACGCGCCATGAAAATGCGAGATGAGTTTGGTTTAGATGGGTGTATGATTGGTCGTGCAAGTATTGGAAATCCGTGGTTTTTTAAACAGGTAAAACACTTTTTTGAAACCGGAGAACATCTTAGTCCAATTACTATAGAAGAGCGTGTAGATGCTGCTAGGCGTCATCTGCAAATGGCTATCGACTGGAAAGGGGAGATTTTAGGAGTTTTTGAAACCCGACGTCATTATACCAATTACTTTAAAGGCATTCCACATTTTAAAGAGTATCGCCAGAAAATGGTGACTAGTGATGCATCCAAGGATGTTTTTGAGGCTTTTGATTTGGTTTTAAAAGATTTTTCTGATTATCAGTTTTCAGAATAA
- a CDS encoding helix-turn-helix transcriptional regulator, translating to METESQVIELLESIRNILTHDKKVLNVNDLSVYTGLSKSKIYKLTHLKLIPMGNNPHIRQKFFDKEEIDTWLLGAPDITDEFLEEKFNEELLKNRK from the coding sequence ATGGAAACAGAATCACAAGTTATCGAATTATTAGAATCGATTAGAAACATTCTTACCCACGACAAAAAAGTACTAAATGTCAATGATTTGTCTGTTTATACGGGCTTATCTAAAAGTAAGATTTACAAGCTCACACATTTAAAGCTTATTCCTATGGGGAATAATCCTCACATACGTCAAAAGTTTTTTGATAAGGAAGAAATTGACACTTGGTTGTTAGGTGCCCCTGATATAACAGATGAGTTTTTAGAGGAAAAATTTAATGAAGAACTATTGAAAAATAGAAAATGA
- a CDS encoding DUF3987 domain-containing protein — MVKEEQQSVYVGKNLIKKTPRVIDLIDLENDYLKHDRHNPNPFPVDVFPKPLQEIIFEAHNKYQFCLDYLGAGILSAASAAIGNTYKVEVKKGWEEKANLFTVIVGRPGDSKTHALNFCFRPIHKHENEAFKTYETELNAYIQNGLEQVENREHLKKPILKKILISDFTPEALITCHANNKKGMYVYVDELHGWIKNFNRYNNSGEVETYLSLWSGTQISTDRASGKSLRISDPFIGVIGSTQISVLKEFAKGGRHTNGFLDRFLFVYPSKQITLKWNINKVDAVYIDNYHTIISSLLDFKCIDEFKSEVIPIETKAKTYLFNWQNNRPENYLFDYERSIDIKLQQYVIRFALILQLIHHVIEGCTNTQVELKAVQDSIKLFDYFYHNAIQVRQETSRKNYYESLTQLQKDILEELPEKFTTLQGIQIACKEINGKPRVSSRQFQTYLKDQKLFKKYTRGHYEKVI, encoded by the coding sequence ATGGTAAAGGAAGAACAGCAAAGTGTTTATGTCGGAAAAAATTTAATAAAGAAAACTCCAAGAGTTATCGATTTAATAGATCTTGAGAATGACTATTTAAAACATGATAGACACAATCCTAATCCGTTTCCAGTTGACGTATTTCCCAAGCCCTTACAAGAAATTATTTTTGAAGCTCATAACAAATATCAGTTCTGTCTGGATTATTTAGGAGCCGGTATTTTATCTGCAGCTTCAGCAGCAATTGGGAACACATATAAAGTTGAAGTTAAAAAAGGTTGGGAAGAAAAAGCTAATTTATTCACTGTAATTGTTGGCCGACCTGGAGATTCTAAAACACATGCCTTAAATTTTTGTTTTAGACCCATTCATAAACACGAGAACGAAGCATTTAAAACCTATGAAACTGAATTAAACGCATATATTCAAAATGGTTTAGAGCAAGTGGAGAACAGAGAGCATCTTAAAAAACCAATTTTAAAAAAAATATTAATTAGTGATTTTACTCCAGAGGCATTAATAACCTGTCATGCTAATAATAAAAAAGGTATGTATGTGTATGTTGATGAACTTCACGGTTGGATTAAAAATTTTAATCGTTACAATAATTCTGGAGAAGTTGAGACGTATTTAAGTCTTTGGAGCGGAACACAAATATCTACAGATCGTGCATCTGGGAAAAGTTTACGAATTAGCGATCCTTTTATTGGTGTTATAGGCAGTACTCAAATATCGGTGCTTAAAGAATTCGCCAAAGGAGGGAGACATACCAATGGTTTTTTAGATCGATTTTTGTTTGTTTATCCTAGTAAGCAAATAACCCTGAAATGGAATATAAATAAAGTAGATGCCGTTTATATTGATAATTACCACACTATAATTTCAAGTTTATTGGACTTTAAGTGTATTGATGAATTTAAATCTGAAGTCATTCCTATAGAAACAAAGGCCAAAACGTATTTGTTTAATTGGCAGAACAACAGACCAGAAAATTATTTATTCGATTACGAACGTAGCATAGACATTAAATTACAACAATACGTTATTCGGTTTGCTCTTATTTTACAATTGATTCATCATGTTATTGAAGGTTGTACTAATACACAAGTAGAACTTAAAGCGGTTCAAGACAGCATAAAATTATTTGATTATTTCTACCATAATGCTATCCAAGTCAGGCAAGAAACATCTAGAAAGAATTATTACGAATCTTTAACGCAGCTCCAAAAAGATATATTAGAAGAACTTCCAGAAAAGTTCACTACGCTTCAAGGCATACAAATTGCCTGCAAAGAGATAAACGGTAAACCAAGAGTTAGTTCAAGGCAGTTTCAAACCTATCTAAAAGACCAGAAATTATTTAAGAAATACACTAGAGGCCATTATGAAAAAGTTATATAA
- a CDS encoding ABC transporter permease, which translates to MNFPLYIAKRYLRSKSSNNAINFITIIAAIGVILGAASLFIVLSGFAGLKDFTLKFSTIIDPDLKAIPATGKSFVLSDNQLEQLNALEGVASYSKIIEERVILAFDGKNYPAFIKGVDEAYSQVNVIDSVIVQGSWLAQNTNQMVAGWGVSNHLSLGVLDYGKSVTIYVPKPGTGQITSTKNAFNAIHCINVGLFDVNENLNETYVYTAFNMAQQLLNYKDDQISAIEFKLNPNVTEATVKPQLESILGEQVQIKNRIQLNDTLYKMLNTENLAVYLIFTLVLIIALFNVIGSIVMMILDKKKTLSTLYKLGASVKDIRRIFFYQGSLMSIFGGIIGLVIGLLVVALQKTFSLVMITPSLPYPVAINIPNIIVVLITISVLGVIASKIASVRISKSLIETI; encoded by the coding sequence GTGAATTTTCCGCTGTACATTGCCAAACGGTATTTGCGCTCTAAAAGCAGCAACAATGCAATTAATTTTATAACTATAATTGCTGCCATTGGGGTTATTCTTGGGGCAGCTTCTTTATTTATTGTTCTTTCTGGTTTTGCTGGTTTAAAAGATTTTACTCTAAAATTTTCAACCATTATAGATCCCGATTTAAAAGCTATACCAGCTACGGGAAAATCGTTCGTACTCTCTGATAATCAATTAGAACAACTCAATGCTTTAGAGGGTGTTGCCTCCTACTCTAAAATTATTGAAGAGCGTGTTATTCTTGCTTTCGATGGTAAAAACTACCCTGCCTTTATTAAAGGAGTCGATGAGGCATACAGCCAGGTAAACGTTATCGATTCTGTGATAGTACAAGGAAGTTGGCTAGCTCAAAACACCAACCAAATGGTTGCGGGTTGGGGCGTATCTAATCATTTATCGCTTGGTGTTTTAGATTACGGAAAATCTGTTACCATATATGTTCCAAAACCTGGAACCGGACAAATTACCTCAACAAAAAATGCATTTAATGCCATACACTGTATTAATGTAGGTTTGTTTGACGTAAACGAAAATTTAAACGAGACTTATGTATATACGGCCTTTAATATGGCACAACAGCTTTTAAACTATAAAGACGATCAAATATCGGCAATTGAGTTTAAGCTAAACCCGAATGTTACTGAAGCTACAGTAAAACCACAACTGGAATCTATTTTAGGAGAACAGGTCCAAATAAAAAACCGGATTCAACTTAATGATACACTTTACAAAATGCTAAATACCGAAAATTTAGCCGTGTATCTCATTTTTACTTTAGTATTAATTATTGCTCTTTTTAATGTGATAGGTTCTATAGTCATGATGATTTTAGACAAGAAGAAAACCCTAAGCACACTTTATAAACTAGGAGCTTCGGTAAAGGACATTAGACGTATCTTTTTCTATCAAGGTAGCTTAATGTCTATTTTTGGAGGTATTATTGGTTTGGTAATTGGACTTTTGGTGGTCGCACTTCAAAAAACATTTTCATTAGTTATGATTACCCCTAGCCTACCATATCCGGTAGCCATAAACATTCCGAATATTATTGTGGTGCTAATCACCATTTCGGTATTAGGAGTTATCGCTTCAAAAATTGCTTCTGTTAGAATTTCAAAATCCTTAATAGAAACCATTTAA
- a CDS encoding SusC/RagA family TonB-linked outer membrane protein: MAQKTISGIVSDTDGIPLAGATVVVVGENRGAVADFDGNYEISVDSNKSELNFSYVGYIPKKVTVGNQVKVDVLLEVDSNTLDEVVVVGYGTQKKSDVTGATASLSAKTLEERPQVNIQQAIQGAMPGVNVSINSNTASGASNNVTIRGKRSISGGSDPLIVLDGVIFNGTLSEVNINDISNIEVLKDASSAAIYGARGANGVILLTTKKGDKDGKAQLNYSTYYGTDIHYDLPNMMDAETFYRRKVERFGEDYLTETEREVYASGEAVDYIDLALRSGSRAEHNLSISGGTGKMSYFISGNFQDVKGVAVNDDFSRVNFRANLQVEVNDWLQVGTNTLVGFSDKSGISASFSEAFQMNPLTKAFDEEGNYSKLPWPEDTGFSNPMENTLYQNADKSNSIVTNNFVLVDFPFIEGLSYKLNTGYTLRNTKEQTYRGINTQSGYEVDGYASEDVGETKDWLVENVLSYKRTFDKHGIFLTALYSAQERTDESIYVRGTGFPNDIRTYYQFNDAEILVSSAGYGKRNNVSQMLRLNYNYDSKYLFTATIRRDGYSAFGEDDKYGVFPSVALGWNISKESFLRNSIVLNQLKLRLSYGENGNQAISPYRTLAGLIKADYIDGNGNNLIGYRPGGLGNNDLGWETTTSLNIGLDFGLFNSRISGSVDAYASRTTDLLLSKSIPGINGSTSIIQNIGETKGSGLEISLITNNITNENFNWTTRMAFTRNLNEIVNVGLQNDEGDYIDDIGSKWFIGQPIDVNYGYVVDGVWQLDEVDDVDLGDWAAGQAGDVKYKDINGDGKINELDRTIIGSLQPDFNIGLTNNLSYKNFSLDFFIYWVKGVTKRNSLITTNDFNLRRKVYDVNYWSPTNPTNDFPENADRSTNPLSGGWYEDASFLRLRDITFGYKLPQDVIGKMGINNLEFFLNGKNLFTVTKWNGLDPESDSQTDRPFARTYLFGIRLGL; this comes from the coding sequence ATGGCGCAAAAAACTATTTCAGGTATTGTTAGTGATACCGATGGTATTCCTCTAGCTGGTGCTACAGTTGTTGTTGTGGGTGAAAATAGAGGAGCAGTAGCGGATTTTGATGGTAATTATGAGATTTCAGTGGATTCGAATAAATCGGAGCTGAACTTTAGTTATGTGGGATATATTCCTAAAAAAGTTACAGTGGGTAATCAAGTTAAAGTAGATGTTCTTTTGGAGGTTGATTCAAATACCCTGGACGAGGTTGTTGTTGTTGGTTATGGAACACAGAAAAAATCGGATGTAACTGGAGCAACTGCATCATTGAGTGCTAAGACATTAGAGGAGCGTCCGCAGGTTAATATTCAGCAGGCTATACAAGGGGCTATGCCGGGTGTAAATGTGTCGATTAATTCAAATACAGCTTCTGGTGCTAGTAATAATGTTACTATAAGAGGGAAACGATCTATATCTGGAGGTTCAGATCCATTAATAGTTTTAGATGGGGTGATATTTAATGGAACCTTGTCAGAAGTTAATATAAATGATATTTCGAACATTGAGGTTTTAAAGGATGCTTCTTCTGCGGCTATTTATGGTGCTAGGGGTGCAAATGGTGTTATTCTTTTGACCACTAAAAAAGGGGATAAGGATGGTAAAGCTCAATTGAATTATTCAACTTATTATGGTACAGATATTCATTATGATTTACCTAATATGATGGATGCGGAAACATTTTACAGAAGAAAAGTTGAACGTTTTGGAGAAGATTATTTAACAGAAACGGAAAGAGAGGTTTATGCTAGTGGAGAGGCTGTTGATTATATTGATTTGGCACTAAGAAGCGGCTCTAGGGCAGAACATAATTTGTCTATATCTGGAGGAACGGGGAAAATGAGTTATTTTATTTCGGGTAATTTTCAAGACGTGAAAGGTGTAGCTGTAAATGATGATTTTTCTAGGGTTAATTTTAGAGCAAATTTACAAGTAGAAGTTAATGACTGGCTGCAAGTGGGGACCAATACTTTAGTTGGATTCTCTGATAAAAGTGGTATTTCAGCAAGTTTTTCTGAAGCGTTTCAAATGAATCCATTAACAAAAGCATTTGATGAAGAAGGTAATTATTCTAAATTACCTTGGCCAGAAGATACTGGATTTTCGAATCCTATGGAGAATACATTGTATCAAAATGCTGATAAGTCTAATTCAATAGTAACAAATAATTTTGTGTTAGTTGATTTTCCTTTTATTGAAGGATTATCATATAAATTAAATACAGGTTATACTTTAAGAAATACAAAAGAACAAACATATAGAGGAATAAATACGCAATCGGGTTATGAGGTTGATGGCTATGCAAGTGAAGATGTTGGAGAAACGAAAGATTGGTTGGTTGAAAATGTGTTAAGTTACAAAAGGACATTTGATAAGCATGGTATTTTTCTAACGGCATTATATAGTGCTCAAGAAAGAACGGATGAAAGCATATATGTGAGAGGTACTGGATTTCCAAATGATATTAGAACATATTACCAGTTTAATGATGCCGAAATCTTGGTGTCAAGTGCAGGTTATGGTAAACGTAATAACGTTTCGCAAATGTTGCGTTTAAATTATAATTATGATAGTAAGTATTTATTTACAGCAACAATAAGAAGAGACGGTTATTCTGCTTTTGGTGAAGATGATAAGTATGGTGTTTTTCCATCCGTAGCATTAGGTTGGAATATTTCAAAAGAATCATTTTTGAGAAATAGTATAGTTTTAAATCAACTTAAACTAAGACTTTCTTATGGAGAAAATGGAAATCAAGCAATTAGTCCATATAGAACTTTAGCGGGTTTAATAAAAGCTGATTATATTGATGGCAATGGAAACAATTTAATTGGATACCGTCCAGGGGGGTTAGGTAATAATGATTTAGGTTGGGAAACAACAACTTCATTAAATATCGGTTTAGATTTTGGACTTTTCAATTCAAGAATTAGTGGTTCTGTAGATGCTTATGCCTCAAGAACAACAGATTTGTTATTATCAAAAAGTATCCCTGGAATTAATGGTTCTACATCAATTATTCAAAATATAGGAGAAACAAAAGGTAGTGGACTTGAGATTTCTTTGATAACGAATAACATTACTAACGAAAATTTTAATTGGACGACACGTATGGCATTTACTAGAAATTTAAATGAAATTGTAAATGTTGGACTGCAAAACGATGAAGGTGATTATATTGATGATATAGGTAGTAAATGGTTTATCGGTCAGCCAATCGATGTTAATTACGGATATGTTGTTGATGGTGTGTGGCAATTGGATGAAGTAGATGATGTTGATTTAGGTGATTGGGCAGCTGGTCAAGCGGGAGATGTGAAATACAAAGATATAAATGGAGATGGAAAGATTAATGAGTTAGATAGAACTATTATTGGAAGTCTTCAGCCAGATTTCAATATTGGTCTTACTAACAATTTATCTTATAAAAACTTTTCATTAGACTTCTTTATTTATTGGGTAAAGGGGGTTACAAAGCGTAATAGTTTAATAACGACAAACGATTTTAACCTTAGAAGAAAAGTATATGATGTTAATTATTGGTCACCTACAAATCCAACTAATGATTTTCCTGAAAATGCAGATCGTTCTACCAACCCGCTTTCTGGAGGTTGGTATGAAGATGCTAGTTTCTTAAGGTTAAGAGATATAACATTTGGATATAAATTACCACAAGATGTTATAGGTAAAATGGGAATAAATAATCTTGAATTTTTCTTAAACGGAAAAAACCTTTTTACTGTTACTAAATGGAATGGTCTTGATCCGGAGTCAGATAGTCAAACAGATAGACCTTTTGCTAGAACATACCTTTTTGGAATAAGATTAGGTCTTTAA
- the rbfA gene encoding 30S ribosome-binding factor RbfA, giving the protein MESNRQKKIGSVLQRDLVDVLQNAATQGGMQGILISVSKVNVTVDLSIAKVYLSIFPNNKAKELLEGIRSNTPLIRHELAQRTKHQLRRMPNLEFFVDDSLEYIDQIEQSLKGKDNPIKNPDLLGKHKKS; this is encoded by the coding sequence ATGGAAAGTAACAGACAGAAAAAAATAGGCTCAGTTTTACAACGCGATTTAGTAGATGTATTACAAAATGCAGCAACCCAAGGTGGAATGCAAGGCATACTTATATCCGTTTCTAAAGTAAATGTTACTGTAGATTTGTCTATTGCTAAAGTTTATCTTAGTATTTTCCCAAACAACAAGGCCAAAGAATTATTAGAAGGTATTCGCTCGAACACTCCTTTAATTCGCCATGAATTAGCGCAACGTACTAAACACCAATTACGTCGTATGCCTAATTTAGAATTCTTTGTAGATGACTCTTTAGAGTATATAGACCAAATTGAGCAATCTTTAAAAGGAAAAGATAATCCTATTAAAAATCCAGACCTTTTAGGGAAACATAAAAAATCGTAA
- a CDS encoding carboxypeptidase-like regulatory domain-containing protein yields the protein MSLKLTFLFLFCSYCCLAQEIKISGKILDDHKSPISYANVILEDKEDKSKIFGTITDSEGNFIVDNLEVGTYNLEIGFVGYTEYNTELFIDKVMSLKPVILNEISEKDLKVIEITIDDNKTKKSS from the coding sequence ATGTCTTTAAAACTAACTTTTCTATTTTTATTTTGTTCTTATTGTTGTTTAGCCCAAGAAATTAAAATTTCTGGTAAGATTCTAGACGATCATAAATCACCAATTTCTTACGCCAATGTGATTTTAGAAGATAAGGAAGATAAATCAAAAATTTTTGGAACCATAACAGATTCCGAAGGTAATTTTATCGTAGATAATTTAGAAGTTGGAACTTATAATTTAGAGATTGGTTTTGTAGGATACACCGAGTATAACACCGAGTTGTTTATAGATAAAGTGATGTCTTTAAAACCTGTTATTTTAAACGAAATATCTGAGAAAGACTTAAAAGTAATTGAGATTACTATAGATGATAACAAGACTAAAAAATCATCGTAA